The sequence below is a genomic window from Zhongshania aliphaticivorans.
TTAAAGCCGCCTTAAGCCTGTTGTTATCACAGCGGCGCCCGTCTTTTTACCTCCTTGAGGGCCGGGAAGAACTGGAAGCCCTAACCACAAGTTATTTACGTATTTTGACCAGTAACGGTGTTATCAGCGAAAAATTGCGCGACGCCGCCCTAGCGCAGAAACTGCATTTCGTTGAGCGCGAACGCAGCCAAGCCACGCCATCTTTTATTTCACGAAAAGCAGTCAATAATGTCCGCAACGAGCTAATGAATCTGCTGGGTGTGCGCAGCTTGTACACCCTTGATCGTCTCGATCTCACCGTACAATCGACTATAGCTGGCGACACTCAAGTAAAAATTGCGGAATTACTCAAACAAGCCACCGATCTTGACTATGCCAAACAGTCAGGCTTACTCGGTGAAAAGCTCCTGCGTGAGGGGCAACTTAGCGCGCTCAATTACAGCGTGCTGTTATACGAACGCACACCCACAGGCAATGTGCTGCGCGTACAGACCGACAACCTCGACTTGCCCTTCGACATGAACGCTGGTTCAAAGCTCGATCTTGGCTCAACAGCGAAATTGCGGACGCTCATTTCCTACTTAGACATTATTGAAAAAGTTTACGTAAAATACCGGGCGCTATCGCCTAAGGACCTCGCTTTTGCGCGTAAAGTCGCTGAAGACCCATTGCGCCAGTGGACCCTAGACAGACTAATCGCCGACGCGAATATCCCTTTACAACAGCTACTCGACGCCGCGATGCAGCGCAGCTATTCCGCCAGCCCAGCCGAGTCCTTTTTCACGGGTGGTGGACTGCACACCTTCAGTAATTTTGACAAACAGGACAACTCCCGAGTACTGACCGTAGCAGAAGCTTTAAATCGCTCAGTTAACCTCGTGTTTATTCGTATGATGCGCGACGTCACTCGCTACTATTCTATGGAGATCCCCGGCTCGCGGGAGCTATTGCTCGATCGCACAGACCCTCGGCGCAAAGATTATTTGGGACGTTTTGCTGACCTTGAAGGTAAAATTTACCTCAATCAATTTTACAGCAAATACCGCAAGTTAAATCATCAGGAAATCATCGAGCGTCTAGCAAGTCGCACCAAGCCCTTTCCCGGCCGGTTAACAATGGCGTTCCGCTCAGTTCGCCCAGATGCCGACGAAGCGGCATTGACGGCATTCCTGCGCTCACGCCTATCCGCAGAAGCCCTTGCTGAAGTCGACGTCGCCAAACTGTATCGACAATTCGATCCCGAACGCTTCAACAGCAACGACCGAGCCTATTTGGCGCATATGCACCCATTGGAGTTGTGGTTGGTAAAATATCTACTCGAAAGCACCAATATCAACTACGACCAAATCGTTCAAGAAAGCGCACCACTGCGCCAAGATGCGTACACCTGGCTAACCAAATCCCGTAAGCAACGCGCCCAAGATAGAAGTATTCGTATACTGTTAGAGCGCGATGCATTTGTTGCCATCCATCAGCAATGGCAGCGTGTGGGCTTTCCGTTCAGCAGCCTAGTCCCCTCTTATGCAACGGCCATAGGTGCGTCGGCAGACCGCCCCACCGCACTCGCCGAATTGATGGGTATTATTCTCAATGACGGCATGAGAATCCCCTTTCGCCAGATCGATAGTTTGCATTTCGCCCAAGGTACCCCCTACGAAACCAAGTTTGAATTCACCCCGGCCGTCGGCACAAGAGTGTTGTCATCCGAAGTGAGTGCCACTGTGCGCAACGCCCTTGCCGGTGTAGTCGAGAACGGGACCGCAAGACGCCTAAAAGGCGTTTTTGTCGACGCCAGCGGCGCCCCCATTCAGGTGGGCGGAAAAACCGGTACCGGTGACCATCGCATTAAATCCTACGGCGCCGGCGGACGCCTCATCGGCAGTGAAGCGGTAAATCGAAATGCGATTTTCACCTTCTATATTGGCGACCGCTTCTTTGGTGTAATACTCGCCCACGTTGGCGGCAGCCAATCAACCGGCTTTGAATTCACCAGCGGCCTCGCCACGCAATTGTTGAAAATTATCCATCCCGTGCTGCAGCCGGAGCTAAATAAAGCCAGTCCGCCGGCAAATGCAAATATTGATATACGATAAATATCTTGACCTCAGGCTAGCCAATAAATTATCGGCAAGCCTGAGGCGACAAGCTCAACAGCACGGGCGACAAGCATCGCGTATGCTCATTACTAGCGTTGAGAATTCTACGCTAATTCACAAATAAGCCCCTAAATTACATCCGCACATCTCGCCCACTCCCGCTAAAGGAAACGCAGCCAACTGCGCTTATTAGCCGTGTCTAATACCCCTGTTTCCAATTCAGAAAAATAAGGCGCTGATCAACGATCCCCGACCTTGCTCCCTGCCAACAAGGTTGAAATCAGTCGTATCTTGACTAAGCTGAACTAAAGTCCGTATCGCTATTCAGAATTACTACGAACACGCTATTTAGTCATAACACGATTATTACTAGGCAAGCCTGACATATGAAATCAAAACTCGGCAAACTAACACGCCTTATTCAACAGCGATTGGGCAATACCCCTGACTCTGCCGCGCTAAATGCATTGGCAGCACGCTACTGGGACGTTACAGCAAGCGAGACGATTACCAAGCGCAGCGCAGCGGAACTCCTCGACATTGTTCAGTCGCACTTGGCCCTTGCCGAATCAAGACGCGCCGACAATCCAAAAATACGAATTAGTCCGCCAATCGACAGTGGTGTTCTGGTATTGGAGATGGTGGCCAAAGATCAGCCCTTCATCTTTGACACCCTATCAAGTCTAATGTACGACGCGGGTTACACCGTAATATTATCTAACCATCCCATTTTCTGGGTATGCAGAGACAAGCGCGGTAAGCTTCTAGATATCGTCGCGCTCGACCGAAAACAGCAGCAACACACAGACTATCACGCCGAATCTTTTGTGCGTTATGAACTGGAAGCTGGTCCGAGTGCAATATCGCCCAACCG
It includes:
- a CDS encoding transglycosylase domain-containing protein → MITRTRITKSFFYLVLATLVVLICVGIFEYQTSYFQSRYFAKLAASLDVELKQGPAEATWYPSHGPYNIQNGYTRLPEFSERLQAKGYHISLQANFSDRLMQYSRWGGNPPYREKAQTGLRIIGNSNTLFSSREPEHVYAAFSDIPPLLLKPLLFIENRELLVDQHPTKNPVVEWDRLAQAALARILHPGEGGPGGSTLATQMEKYRYSPNGMTADHNDKLKQIVSASVRHYHSGLSGRDARKAIALSYLNSTPLSGRAGHGEIHGVGDGLKQWYGIDFAYANYALTASSDVVSIEEKARVFKAALSLLLSQRRPSFYLLEGREELEALTTSYLRILTSNGVISEKLRDAALAQKLHFVERERSQATPSFISRKAVNNVRNELMNLLGVRSLYTLDRLDLTVQSTIAGDTQVKIAELLKQATDLDYAKQSGLLGEKLLREGQLSALNYSVLLYERTPTGNVLRVQTDNLDLPFDMNAGSKLDLGSTAKLRTLISYLDIIEKVYVKYRALSPKDLAFARKVAEDPLRQWTLDRLIADANIPLQQLLDAAMQRSYSASPAESFFTGGGLHTFSNFDKQDNSRVLTVAEALNRSVNLVFIRMMRDVTRYYSMEIPGSRELLLDRTDPRRKDYLGRFADLEGKIYLNQFYSKYRKLNHQEIIERLASRTKPFPGRLTMAFRSVRPDADEAALTAFLRSRLSAEALAEVDVAKLYRQFDPERFNSNDRAYLAHMHPLELWLVKYLLESTNINYDQIVQESAPLRQDAYTWLTKSRKQRAQDRSIRILLERDAFVAIHQQWQRVGFPFSSLVPSYATAIGASADRPTALAELMGIILNDGMRIPFRQIDSLHFAQGTPYETKFEFTPAVGTRVLSSEVSATVRNALAGVVENGTARRLKGVFVDASGAPIQVGGKTGTGDHRIKSYGAGGRLIGSEAVNRNAIFTFYIGDRFFGVILAHVGGSQSTGFEFTSGLATQLLKIIHPVLQPELNKASPPANANIDIR